Proteins from one Streptomyces sp. NBC_00390 genomic window:
- the sph gene encoding sphingomyelin phosphodiesterase, which translates to MLHSALRRIPGAALSAALAATTLAAAAPTATAAAAEQPHLKVLTYNAFLFSKTLYPNWGQDHRAAAIPKTSFFQGNDVVVLQEAFDNSSSDALQRTAAAQYPYQTPVMGRSKSGWDATGGAYSATTPEDGGVTVLSKWPIVRKEQYVYKDACGADWWSNKGFVYAVLDVNGTKVHVVGTHAQSTDPGCSAGEAAQMRSRQFRAMDAFLDAKNIPASEQVIVAGDFNVDSRTPEYASMLADAGLAGADTRTGHPYSFDTQDNSIAADRYPDDPREDLDYVLHRAGHARPAGWDNEVVKEQSAPWSVSSWGTTYTYTNLSDHYPVIGAGR; encoded by the coding sequence GTGCTGCACTCCGCGCTTCGCCGCATCCCCGGCGCAGCCCTGTCCGCCGCGCTGGCCGCCACCACGCTGGCCGCGGCCGCGCCGACGGCGACCGCCGCTGCCGCCGAGCAGCCGCATCTGAAGGTGCTCACGTACAACGCGTTCCTGTTCAGCAAGACGCTGTACCCCAACTGGGGCCAGGACCACCGGGCCGCCGCCATACCGAAGACCTCGTTCTTCCAGGGCAATGACGTCGTGGTGCTCCAGGAGGCTTTCGACAACTCCTCGTCGGACGCGCTGCAGCGGACGGCCGCCGCCCAGTACCCGTACCAGACCCCGGTGATGGGGCGCAGCAAGAGCGGCTGGGACGCGACGGGCGGGGCGTACTCGGCGACCACGCCGGAGGACGGCGGCGTCACGGTGCTGAGCAAGTGGCCCATCGTCCGCAAGGAGCAGTACGTCTACAAGGACGCCTGCGGCGCGGACTGGTGGTCGAACAAGGGCTTCGTCTACGCCGTGCTCGATGTGAACGGCACGAAGGTCCATGTCGTGGGCACTCACGCGCAGTCGACCGATCCGGGCTGCTCGGCGGGCGAGGCCGCCCAGATGCGCAGCCGTCAGTTCCGCGCGATGGACGCCTTCCTCGACGCCAAGAACATTCCGGCCTCCGAACAGGTCATCGTGGCGGGCGACTTCAACGTCGATTCGCGTACCCCGGAGTACGCCTCGATGCTTGCGGACGCGGGCCTCGCGGGCGCCGATACGCGTACGGGGCACCCGTACTCCTTCGACACGCAGGACAACTCCATCGCCGCGGACCGCTACCCGGACGACCCGCGCGAGGACCTCGACTACGTCCTGCACCGCGCCGGGCACGCACGGCCCGCCGGCTGGGACAATGAGGTCGTCAAGGAGCAGAGTGCGCCCTGGTCGGTGTCCAGCTGGGGCACCACGTACACCTACACGAATCTGTCCGACCACTATCCGGTGATCGGCGCCGGCCGGTAG
- a CDS encoding nuclease has protein sequence MIDPIQILWSPAGATMPALGSRPLVDVHDGDTPNFRMPIRMLSVDTPEVTADTAEGAAQVDQNFVQLAEWIRQGVAPITPGLAEFVLPKLETGKAGSLQFEQGTAAKEFNKKNINDRLARPGKPPRNLFIRMADSPFDPNHRLLAYIAPSYSAKELATLSREERATFNLDLVTKGWSPTFIIYPSIPGELDLPIMLAAAEKAVAEKRGIWEESTTLLAYEYRALEDLFSVTKRKVEGDKKLRPSDLFSWRERYCVDMRTRVLHGPEDWFRVDPVYRLWLWPWDVSEAVGRLNLTPSPRLVGAD, from the coding sequence ATGATCGACCCCATCCAGATTCTGTGGTCGCCCGCCGGTGCCACCATGCCGGCCCTGGGCTCCCGGCCGCTGGTCGATGTGCACGACGGCGACACGCCGAACTTCCGGATGCCCATCCGCATGCTCTCCGTCGACACCCCCGAGGTGACGGCCGACACAGCGGAGGGCGCGGCACAGGTCGACCAGAACTTCGTTCAGCTGGCCGAGTGGATCCGGCAGGGCGTCGCACCCATCACCCCGGGGCTCGCCGAGTTCGTGCTCCCGAAGCTGGAAACCGGGAAGGCGGGCAGCCTGCAGTTCGAGCAGGGCACCGCTGCGAAGGAATTCAACAAGAAGAACATCAACGACCGGCTGGCCCGGCCCGGCAAGCCGCCACGTAACCTGTTCATCCGCATGGCCGACAGTCCGTTCGACCCCAATCACCGGCTGCTGGCCTACATCGCGCCCAGCTACTCGGCCAAGGAGCTGGCCACGCTGTCCCGCGAGGAGCGGGCGACGTTCAACCTCGACCTGGTCACCAAGGGCTGGTCACCGACGTTCATCATCTACCCCTCCATTCCTGGCGAGCTCGACCTTCCGATCATGCTGGCCGCGGCCGAGAAGGCCGTGGCGGAGAAGCGCGGCATCTGGGAGGAGTCCACCACGCTGCTGGCGTACGAATACCGCGCGCTCGAGGACCTCTTCTCGGTGACGAAGAGAAAGGTCGAGGGGGACAAGAAGCTCCGGCCGAGCGACCTGTTCTCCTGGCGGGAGCGGTACTGCGTGGACATGCGCACCCGGGTACTGCACGGCCCGGAGGACTGGTTCCGCGTCGACCCCGTCTACCGGTTGTGGCTCTGGCCATGGGACGTCTCCGAGGCGGTGGGGCGGCTCAACCTGACGCCGTCGCCGAGGCTCGTGGGCGCGGACTAG
- a CDS encoding macro domain-containing protein, which translates to MSEIRYVRGDATAPHGKGVKLIAHVCNDLGGWGKGFVVALSRRWPEPEADYRRWHRERSRNDFALGAVRCVQVGPYLWVANMVGQRGIRTGSNGVPVRYEAIDRALAAVGDKALELGASVHMPRIGCGLAGGKWPRIEPLIAERLTARGVAVTVYDHGG; encoded by the coding sequence ATGTCCGAGATCAGATATGTCCGGGGGGACGCCACGGCGCCGCACGGCAAGGGCGTCAAACTGATCGCGCACGTCTGCAACGACCTGGGCGGCTGGGGCAAGGGCTTCGTCGTCGCCCTGTCACGCCGCTGGCCCGAGCCGGAGGCGGACTACCGCCGCTGGCACCGCGAGCGCTCGCGCAACGATTTCGCCCTGGGGGCCGTGCGGTGCGTCCAGGTCGGCCCGTATCTGTGGGTGGCCAACATGGTGGGCCAGCGGGGGATACGCACCGGCAGCAACGGCGTCCCGGTGCGCTACGAGGCCATCGACCGCGCCCTCGCCGCAGTGGGGGACAAGGCTCTGGAGCTGGGGGCGTCCGTCCACATGCCCCGCATCGGCTGCGGCCTCGCGGGCGGGAAGTGGCCCCGCATCGAGCCGCTGATAGCCGAGCGGCTCACAGCCCGCGGGGTCGCTGTGACGGTGTACGACCACGGCGGCTGA
- a CDS encoding MerR family transcriptional regulator, with protein sequence MATETAEPTFTVDELAARAGVTVRTIRFYSTRGLLPPPVIGARRVGHYGADHLSRLALIEELQHQGMTLAAIERYLEQLPEDLSAQDLAIHRALVASWAPESAEEVTRQELERRAGRPLTDQDVDRLAAMGVLDRRPGDPGSFRLDGGLLRLGVELLDVPIAHETILASRTVLLEHARAAAHDLTRLFRDEVWGPYRERESDADHVAAMKSLSAHMQPMVIQALVTAFQRSLREELRAAFDTGAQSQEL encoded by the coding sequence ATGGCCACCGAGACCGCGGAGCCGACGTTCACCGTCGACGAACTGGCCGCGCGCGCCGGGGTCACCGTTCGCACCATCCGGTTCTACAGCACCCGCGGTCTGCTGCCGCCCCCTGTGATCGGCGCCCGCCGCGTGGGGCACTACGGCGCGGACCACCTGTCCCGGCTGGCCCTCATCGAGGAGCTCCAGCACCAGGGCATGACACTCGCCGCCATCGAGCGCTATCTGGAGCAGCTGCCCGAGGATCTGAGCGCGCAGGATCTGGCGATCCACCGTGCTCTGGTGGCCTCCTGGGCCCCCGAGTCCGCCGAGGAGGTCACCCGGCAGGAGCTGGAGCGCCGCGCCGGACGCCCGCTCACGGACCAGGACGTGGACCGGCTGGCGGCGATGGGCGTGCTGGACCGGCGTCCGGGCGATCCGGGCAGTTTCCGCCTGGACGGCGGCCTGCTGCGGCTCGGCGTCGAACTGCTGGACGTGCCCATCGCGCACGAGACGATCCTCGCCTCCCGCACGGTCCTGCTGGAGCACGCCAGGGCTGCGGCGCACGACCTGACCCGGCTGTTCCGGGACGAGGTCTGGGGCCCGTACCGGGAGCGCGAGTCGGACGCGGATCATGTGGCGGCGATGAAGTCCCTGTCGGCCCATATGCAGCCGATGGTGATCCAGGCCCTGGTGACCGCGTTCCAGCGGTCGCTGCGGGAAGAGCTGCGGGCCGCCTTCGACACGGGGGCGCAGAGCCAGGAGCTTTAG
- a CDS encoding 3-hydroxyacyl-CoA dehydrogenase NAD-binding domain-containing protein has product MSESTTIRWEQDETGVVTLVLDDPNQSANTMNNAFKASITAIADRVEAEQEGIRGIIFTSAKKTFFAGGDLKEMIKAGPEDVQAVFEAGMGIKRALRRIETIGKPVVAAINGAALGGGYEIALACHHRIALDAPGSKIGLPEVTLGLLPAGGGVTRTVRLMGIADALLKVLLQGTQYNPQRALENGLVHEVAATPEEMLAKARAFIDANAVSQQPWDVKGYKIPGGTPSNPKFAANLPAFPANLKKQTAGAPYPAPRNILAAAVEGSQVDFETAQIIEARYFTELVTGPIAKNMIQAFFFDLQAVNSGASRPKGIEPRPVRKVAVLGAGMMGAGIAYSCARAGIEVVLKDVTAEAAAKGKAYSEKLLDKALSRGRTTEAKRDALLARITPTSDPADLAGCDAVIEAVFEDTALKHKVFQEIEAVIEPDALLCSNTSTLPITVLAEGVERPVDFIGLHFFSPVDKMPLVEIIKGERTGDEALARAFDLVRQINKTPIVVNDSRGFFTSRVIGQFINEGVAMVGEGVDPVSVEQAAAQAGYPAKVLSLMDELTLTLPRKIRNESRRAVEEAGGSWTGHPADAVIDRMVDEFGRPGRSGGAGFYEYGEDGKRAGLWPGLREHFGKAGVEVPFEDMKERMLFSEALDTVRCLEENVLTSVADANIGSIMGIGFPAWTGGVLQYINGYEGGPAGFVARSRELAERYGERFQPPALLVEKAERGEVFTDA; this is encoded by the coding sequence ATGAGTGAGTCCACCACCATCCGCTGGGAACAGGACGAGACCGGCGTCGTCACCCTCGTCCTCGACGACCCCAACCAGTCCGCCAACACGATGAACAACGCCTTCAAGGCATCCATCACGGCGATCGCCGACCGCGTGGAGGCCGAGCAGGAAGGCATCCGCGGCATCATTTTCACCTCCGCGAAGAAGACGTTCTTCGCCGGCGGCGACCTCAAGGAGATGATCAAGGCCGGTCCCGAGGACGTCCAGGCCGTCTTCGAGGCGGGTATGGGCATCAAGCGGGCCCTGCGCCGCATCGAGACGATCGGCAAGCCGGTCGTCGCCGCCATCAACGGCGCGGCGCTGGGCGGCGGCTACGAGATCGCCCTGGCCTGTCACCACCGCATCGCCCTCGACGCGCCCGGTTCCAAGATCGGCCTTCCCGAGGTCACCCTCGGCCTGCTGCCGGCGGGCGGCGGCGTCACCCGCACCGTACGGCTGATGGGCATCGCCGACGCGCTGCTCAAGGTCCTGCTCCAGGGGACGCAGTACAACCCGCAGCGCGCCCTGGAGAACGGCCTCGTGCACGAAGTGGCCGCGACGCCCGAGGAGATGCTGGCCAAGGCCCGCGCCTTCATCGACGCCAACGCGGTCTCCCAGCAGCCCTGGGACGTCAAGGGGTACAAGATTCCCGGCGGCACCCCGTCGAACCCCAAGTTCGCCGCCAACCTTCCCGCCTTCCCGGCGAACCTGAAGAAGCAGACCGCGGGCGCGCCCTACCCGGCGCCGCGCAACATCCTCGCGGCCGCCGTCGAGGGCTCGCAGGTCGACTTCGAGACCGCGCAGATCATCGAGGCGCGGTACTTCACCGAGTTGGTCACCGGCCCGATCGCCAAGAACATGATCCAGGCGTTCTTCTTCGACCTGCAGGCGGTGAACTCCGGCGCGAGCAGGCCCAAGGGCATCGAGCCGCGCCCCGTCCGCAAGGTCGCCGTGCTCGGCGCCGGGATGATGGGCGCGGGCATCGCGTACTCCTGCGCCCGCGCCGGCATCGAGGTCGTCCTCAAGGACGTCACCGCCGAGGCGGCGGCCAAGGGCAAGGCGTACTCCGAGAAGCTGCTCGACAAGGCGCTTTCCCGGGGCCGTACGACCGAGGCCAAGCGCGACGCGCTTCTCGCGCGCATCACGCCGACGTCCGACCCCGCGGACCTCGCGGGCTGCGACGCCGTGATCGAGGCGGTGTTCGAGGACACCGCCCTCAAGCACAAGGTGTTCCAGGAGATCGAGGCGGTCATCGAGCCGGACGCCCTGCTCTGCTCCAACACCTCCACGCTGCCCATCACGGTCCTCGCGGAGGGCGTGGAGCGTCCCGTCGACTTCATCGGTCTGCACTTCTTCTCGCCCGTCGACAAGATGCCGCTGGTCGAGATCATCAAGGGTGAGCGCACCGGTGACGAGGCGCTGGCCCGCGCCTTCGACCTGGTCCGCCAGATCAACAAGACCCCGATCGTGGTCAACGACTCGCGCGGCTTCTTCACCTCGCGCGTCATCGGCCAGTTCATCAACGAGGGCGTGGCGATGGTCGGCGAGGGCGTGGACCCCGTCTCCGTCGAGCAGGCGGCCGCCCAGGCCGGTTACCCGGCCAAGGTGCTCTCCCTGATGGACGAGCTGACCCTCACCCTGCCCCGCAAGATCCGCAACGAGAGCCGGCGCGCGGTCGAGGAGGCCGGCGGCTCCTGGACCGGCCACCCGGCGGACGCGGTGATCGACCGCATGGTCGACGAGTTCGGGCGCCCGGGCCGCAGCGGTGGGGCCGGTTTCTACGAGTACGGCGAGGACGGCAAGCGGGCCGGTCTGTGGCCGGGGCTGCGCGAACACTTCGGCAAGGCCGGAGTGGAGGTCCCGTTCGAGGACATGAAGGAGCGCATGCTCTTCTCCGAGGCTCTGGACACCGTCCGCTGCCTGGAGGAGAACGTGCTCACCTCCGTCGCGGACGCCAACATCGGCTCCATCATGGGCATCGGCTTCCCCGCCTGGACGGGTGGCGTGCTCCAGTACATCAACGGCTACGAGGGCGGTCCGGCCGGATTCGTGGCGCGCTCCCGTGAGCTGGCCGAGCGTTACGGCGAGCGGTTCCAGCCGCCGGCGCTGCTGGTCGAGAAGGCCGAGCGGGGCGAGGTCTTCACCGACGCCTGA
- a CDS encoding acetyl-CoA C-acetyltransferase, producing MSTEAYVYDAIRTPRGRGKANGALHGTKPIDLVVGLIHEIKARFPGLDPAAIDDIVLGVVGPVGDQGSDIARIAAIAAGLPDSVAGVQENRFCASGLEAVNMAAMKVRSGWEDLVLAGGVESMSRVPMASDGGAWFADPMTNYDTGFVPQGIGADLIATLGGYTRRIVDEYAALSQERAAAAWKDGRFDRSVVPVRDRNGLVVLDQDEHMRPGTTAESLAALKPSFAGIGDLGGFDAVALQKYHWVEKIDHVHHAGNSSGIVDGAALVAIGNKAVGERYGLTPRARIVSAAVSGSEPTIMLTGPAPATRKALAKAGLTIDDIDLVEINEAFAGVVLRFADDMGLPLDRINVNGGAIAMGHPLGATGAMILGTLIDELERQDKRYGLATLCVGGGMGIATVVERL from the coding sequence GTGAGCACCGAAGCGTATGTGTACGACGCGATCCGCACCCCGCGCGGCCGTGGCAAGGCCAACGGCGCGCTGCACGGCACCAAGCCGATCGACCTCGTCGTCGGACTGATCCACGAGATCAAGGCCCGCTTCCCGGGCCTGGACCCGGCCGCCATCGACGACATCGTCCTCGGCGTCGTCGGCCCGGTCGGTGACCAGGGCTCCGACATCGCCCGGATCGCGGCGATCGCTGCGGGGCTGCCCGACTCCGTCGCCGGCGTACAGGAGAACCGCTTCTGTGCCTCGGGCCTCGAAGCCGTCAACATGGCCGCGATGAAGGTCCGCTCCGGCTGGGAGGACCTGGTGCTGGCCGGCGGCGTCGAGTCCATGTCCCGGGTGCCGATGGCCTCCGACGGCGGTGCCTGGTTCGCCGACCCCATGACCAACTACGACACCGGCTTCGTACCGCAGGGCATCGGCGCCGACCTCATCGCCACCCTCGGCGGCTACACCCGCCGCATTGTCGACGAGTACGCGGCGCTCTCCCAGGAGCGGGCCGCGGCCGCCTGGAAGGACGGCCGCTTCGACCGCTCGGTCGTCCCGGTGCGCGACCGCAACGGCCTGGTCGTCCTCGACCAGGACGAGCACATGCGCCCCGGTACCACGGCCGAGTCCCTCGCCGCGCTCAAGCCGTCCTTCGCGGGCATCGGCGATCTCGGCGGCTTCGACGCCGTCGCGCTGCAGAAGTACCACTGGGTCGAGAAGATCGACCACGTCCACCACGCCGGCAACTCCTCCGGCATCGTGGACGGCGCGGCGCTCGTGGCGATCGGCAACAAGGCGGTCGGCGAGCGCTACGGGCTCACCCCGCGGGCGCGCATCGTCTCGGCCGCCGTCTCCGGTTCCGAGCCGACCATCATGCTCACCGGCCCGGCGCCCGCGACCCGCAAGGCGCTCGCCAAGGCCGGGCTCACCATCGACGACATCGACCTGGTCGAGATCAACGAGGCGTTCGCGGGCGTCGTGCTGCGTTTCGCCGACGACATGGGTCTCCCGCTCGACAGGATCAACGTCAACGGCGGCGCGATCGCCATGGGTCACCCGCTCGGGGCGACCGGAGCCATGATCCTCGGCACCCTCATCGACGAACTGGAGCGCCAGGACAAGCGGTACGGCCTCGCCACGCTGTGCGTCGGCGGCGGCATGGGCATCGCCACCGTCGTCGAGCGTCTCTGA